In one Staphylococcus lutrae genomic region, the following are encoded:
- the tenA gene encoding thiaminase II, with protein MKFTERLWQRVQPIWDSYLEHPFVEGIGNGTLDKEKFKHWLKQDYIYLIDYARLFAIGATKATDLDMMTTFGRLVSGTLNTEMTLHRQYAAQFGISEAELEATQPASTTMAYTSYMLNLAQRGGVENVIAAVLTCTWSYQYIGEKLNQIEGAATHPFYGEWVKMYSSPEFTAFKNDVKAMMDRVTEGLSEPALQALEDIVVHTSYYEYMFWDMAEKLEMWPVAQY; from the coding sequence ATGAAATTTACAGAACGATTATGGCAACGCGTTCAACCGATTTGGGATAGTTATTTGGAACACCCTTTTGTCGAAGGAATTGGAAACGGGACATTGGATAAAGAAAAGTTTAAGCATTGGTTAAAACAAGATTATATATACTTAATCGATTATGCGAGACTTTTTGCCATTGGTGCGACAAAGGCAACGGATTTAGATATGATGACCACATTTGGCCGTTTAGTTTCTGGGACATTGAATACAGAAATGACCTTACACCGTCAGTATGCGGCGCAATTTGGTATTAGTGAAGCCGAGTTAGAAGCAACGCAACCCGCTAGTACGACAATGGCTTATACAAGCTATATGCTCAATTTAGCACAACGTGGCGGTGTGGAAAACGTGATTGCTGCTGTGTTAACGTGTACATGGAGTTATCAATACATTGGTGAAAAATTAAATCAAATCGAAGGTGCAGCAACGCATCCTTTTTACGGTGAATGGGTTAAGATGTACAGCTCACCAGAATTTACGGCGTTTAAAAATGATGTGAAGGCCATGATGGATCGAGTGACAGAAGGATTGTCTGAACCCGCATTACAAGCATTGGAAGATATTGTCGTACATACGAGTTATTACGAGTATATGTTCTGGGATATGGCGGAGAAGTTAGAAATGTGGCCCGTTGCACAATATTAA
- a CDS encoding PTS sugar transporter subunit IIC, protein MDLLIGTAFLILVLVIFTLFTYKAPQGMRAMGALANAAIATFLVEAFNKYVGGRVFHIHFLEQVGDAAGNLGGVAAAGLTALAIGVSPVYALVIAAACGGLDLLPGFFAGYLIGYLMKYTEKYVPDGVDLIVAVLIVAPLSRGVALLLTPIVKNTLVKIGDIIQSSTEASPIMMGIILGGIITVVGTAPLSSMALTALLGLTGVPMAIGAMAAFSSAFMNGTLFHRLKLGDRKATISVSIEPLSQADIVSANPIPIYLTNFFGGASAGLVIALSGLINDATGTATPIAGFIVMFGFNHWMSVLFYGVIMGVIGLIWGHIGAMVFKKYPIVTKADMIQRGSMDA, encoded by the coding sequence ATGGATTTACTAATCGGTACAGCATTTTTAATACTCGTACTTGTCATTTTCACGTTATTTACATATAAGGCGCCACAAGGCATGCGTGCGATGGGCGCGTTGGCCAATGCAGCGATTGCAACATTCTTAGTGGAGGCTTTCAACAAATACGTCGGCGGGCGCGTTTTCCATATTCATTTTTTAGAGCAAGTTGGCGATGCAGCCGGAAATTTAGGCGGTGTTGCGGCAGCGGGATTAACGGCGTTAGCCATTGGTGTTTCCCCTGTCTATGCATTAGTCATTGCAGCAGCTTGTGGAGGTTTGGATTTGTTGCCCGGTTTTTTTGCGGGATATTTGATTGGCTATTTAATGAAGTATACTGAAAAGTACGTGCCAGATGGTGTTGATTTAATCGTCGCAGTGCTCATAGTTGCCCCTTTATCAAGAGGTGTAGCCTTGCTATTGACGCCTATTGTGAAGAACACTCTGGTTAAAATTGGTGATATTATTCAAAGTTCAACAGAGGCAAGTCCGATTATGATGGGCATTATTTTAGGTGGTATCATTACAGTTGTGGGGACTGCACCACTGAGTTCTATGGCATTGACTGCGCTACTTGGATTAACGGGCGTTCCAATGGCTATTGGTGCGATGGCAGCATTCAGTTCAGCCTTTATGAACGGAACATTATTTCATCGTTTGAAATTAGGAGATCGTAAAGCGACGATTTCAGTGAGTATCGAGCCGTTATCACAGGCAGATATCGTTTCAGCCAATCCGATTCCCATTTATTTGACGAACTTTTTTGGGGGTGCGTCTGCGGGACTCGTCATTGCACTGTCAGGTTTAATTAATGATGCGACGGGAACTGCAACACCGATTGCCGGATTTATTGTCATGTTCGGCTTTAATCATTGGATGTCTGTACTTTTTTATGGCGTGATTATGGGCGTGATAGGTCTGATTTGGGGGCATATTGGGGCAATGGTCTTTAAAAAATATCCCATTGTGACGAAAGCAGATATGATACAGCGCGGATCGATGGACGCATAG
- a CDS encoding alpha/beta hydrolase fold domain-containing protein yields the protein MKRNVMSHLMGRYLSQHRHIKFKTQSEIDAFLEKRRYLNQEKHKQPDQINVKSNLVKDHFDEMQVFRFNFGHHIKNKILYIYGGTFVLQPSAFHWRFMDKLAYETLHEVVLPIYPRAPEFTYRETHEAIEQAYRRLLKETEADNIVIMGDASGGNMALSFVQKLVEQKALPLPGKLYLISPWLDISLSNPDITEQVQKKDPIHNIFSLQAIAKVWADDLERKNPRISPMYGSVRGLPPVYMFGGTCEIFYPDMRKLADYFEAEQQPIHFYEYKDMVTAFPLYPIVESRKVLKQIRKTID from the coding sequence TTGAAACGAAATGTCATGAGTCATTTGATGGGCAGATATTTATCGCAACATCGTCATATTAAGTTTAAAACACAGTCAGAAATTGATGCTTTTTTGGAAAAAAGACGATATTTAAATCAAGAAAAACATAAACAGCCCGACCAAATTAATGTCAAATCTAATCTTGTGAAAGATCATTTTGATGAGATGCAAGTCTTTCGATTTAATTTCGGACATCACATTAAAAATAAGATTTTATATATTTATGGTGGGACATTTGTGCTTCAGCCTTCTGCATTTCACTGGCGTTTTATGGATAAGTTAGCGTATGAAACATTGCATGAAGTCGTGTTACCGATTTATCCAAGAGCCCCTGAGTTTACGTATCGTGAAACGCATGAAGCGATTGAACAAGCGTATCGTCGTTTGTTAAAGGAGACTGAAGCGGATAATATTGTGATTATGGGAGACGCATCAGGAGGGAATATGGCACTGAGTTTCGTACAGAAGTTGGTCGAACAAAAGGCACTGCCACTTCCTGGGAAACTATATCTCATTTCACCATGGTTAGATATTTCATTGTCGAATCCGGACATCACTGAACAAGTTCAGAAAAAGGATCCGATTCACAACATTTTCAGTTTACAAGCCATTGCAAAAGTATGGGCGGATGATCTCGAGCGTAAAAACCCACGTATTTCACCTATGTATGGTTCAGTGAGAGGCTTGCCTCCTGTCTATATGTTTGGGGGAACATGTGAAATTTTTTACCCAGACATGCGGAAACTCGCAGATTATTTTGAAGCGGAACAACAACCGATTCATTTTTATGAGTATAAAGATATGGTGACTGCCTTTCCATTGTATCCGATTGTGGAGTCACGAAAAGTATTAAAGCAGATTCGAAAAACAATCGATTAA
- a CDS encoding thioredoxin family protein, with protein MERLTTLDAYHAFIRAHSIAIIHVSSPTCSVCHAVLPRIKEMVSHFDGVALGHVSIDEVPEIAGELLVFTVPVEVLFFEGKEIQREGRFIDVERIANQLNKMDKVHKITYR; from the coding sequence ATGGAGCGGTTAACAACACTGGATGCGTACCATGCATTTATTCGGGCGCATTCAATTGCCATCATCCATGTGTCGAGCCCAACTTGTTCTGTATGCCATGCCGTGTTGCCACGCATTAAAGAAATGGTATCACATTTTGATGGCGTCGCCTTAGGACATGTGAGTATCGATGAAGTGCCTGAAATTGCTGGAGAACTGTTGGTTTTTACAGTACCTGTAGAGGTGCTCTTTTTTGAAGGTAAGGAAATACAGCGTGAAGGCCGGTTTATAGATGTAGAGAGAATAGCGAATCAACTTAACAAAATGGATAAAGTACACAAAATTACTTATAGATAA
- a CDS encoding thioesterase family protein has product MLSYPFYDPNVVQADWIDRNGHMNDAVYAKVFSSAIDHFHDQIGLTSAKRDQCAFTVFTLETHLTYLQELKLHTPFKIKVSIYDLDQKRTHFFLQLLHQETDALMATAETMMMGIDQQTRSAAPFPKEIYAQLQHYVQTQGTLEWPKQLGHRIGIPR; this is encoded by the coding sequence ATGCTATCTTATCCTTTTTATGATCCAAATGTTGTACAAGCCGATTGGATTGATCGAAATGGTCACATGAACGATGCTGTTTATGCCAAAGTTTTTAGTTCAGCAATCGACCATTTTCACGACCAAATCGGACTCACATCTGCCAAACGTGATCAATGCGCATTTACAGTTTTCACCCTTGAAACGCATTTAACTTACTTACAAGAATTAAAATTGCATACGCCTTTTAAAATCAAAGTCAGCATTTACGATTTAGACCAAAAGCGGACACATTTCTTTTTACAATTGCTACATCAAGAAACGGATGCCTTGATGGCCACTGCTGAAACAATGATGATGGGTATAGATCAACAAACCCGAAGCGCTGCACCTTTTCCAAAAGAGATCTATGCACAATTACAACACTATGTGCAGACACAAGGAACTCTGGAATGGCCAAAGCAACTCGGACATCGGATAGGTATCCCAAGATAA